A window from Triplophysa dalaica isolate WHDGS20190420 chromosome 3, ASM1584641v1, whole genome shotgun sequence encodes these proteins:
- the blvra gene encoding biliverdin reductase A: MLGSVVVGLGIAGCVRLRELLAPLPASAADKLTIKGFVSRRSLEDQQGVKQITMSEALSRDDIQVAFICTENTNHEEHIRQFLEAGRHVCVEYPMTLSYGSAVDLWDLAQEKGLVLHEEHIELLTPDFKQLKKNIVGKTLEEGTLHFTGGSLKPDFGFPSFSGIARLTWLVDLFGNLTVTSASLVEEKGKKYMKMTAHLLTQQQKPLTWIEERGPGLGRAKHVNFRFQDVAITELPAGQRESVGLFMQDMVLFGQKLQGDVPAEELQAEKNRILHCLELADRIRQLS, encoded by the exons ATGCTTGGATCAGTGGTGGTGGGTTTAGGCATTGCAGGATGTGTCAGATTAAGAGAGCTACTCGCCCCTTTACCAGCCAGTGCTGCTGACAAACTCACTATCAAAGGCTTTGTTTCAAG gAGGAGCCTTGAAGATCAGCAGGGAGTGAAACAGATCACCATGAGCGAAGCATTAAGCAGAGATGATATCCAGGTGGCTTTTATATGCACGGAAAACACGAATCATGAAGAACACATCAG ACAATTTCTGGAGGCAGGAAGGCACGTGTGCGTGGAGTATCCCATGACTCTTAGCTACGGGTCTGCAGTGGATCTATGGGATCTGGCTCAAGAGAAGG GGTTGGTGCTACATGAGGAACATATTGAACTTCTCACTCCTGATTTCAaacagctgaaaaaaaacatagttgGAAAAACGCTGGAGGAAGGAACGCTGCACTTCACAG GTGGCTCATTGAAGCCAGATTTTGGATTCCCGTCATTCAGTGGCATTGCCAGATTGACCTGGTTGGTTGATCTTTTCGGGAACCTTACAGTTACATCAGCGTCTCTGGTGGAGGAGAAGGGGAAGAAATACATGAAGATGACGGCCCACCTTTTAACACAACAACAGAA ACCGCTTACATGGATCGAAGAACGAGGTCCAGGGCTAGGCAGAGCCAAGCACGTTAACTTCCGCTTCCAGGACGTCGCCATCACTGAACTACCTGCCGGTCAGCGGGAGTCGGTGGGTCTATTCATGCAGGATATGGTGCTGTTTGGCCAGAAGCTGCAGGGAGACGTGCCGGCTGAGGAGCTTCAGGCCGAGAAGAACAGAATCCTGCACTGTCTGGAGCTGGCAGACCGCATACGACAGCTCAGCTAG
- the LOC130418101 gene encoding cytochrome c oxidase assembly factor 1 homolog produces the protein MSRSTSLLQQMTIFITVVTGGGCAMMYYLMQKNFGKSEYYRLALEELNNNSTAMASLGAPPLKIHNIHLSDRHNRMDHNSAQLKIPVTGSNTGGYLYTSSTRDTLMNRWHLQQVLLKLREGETIEIFNKTESQE, from the exons ATGAGTCGATCAACAAGTCTCCTGCAGCAGATGACTATCTTCATCACCGTGGTTACTGGCGGAGGCTGCGCTATGATGTATTACCTTATGCAGA AAAATTTTGGTAAATCAGAGTACTACCGCCTGGCCCTTGAAGAGTTAAACAATAATTCTACAGCCATGGCCAGTCTTGGTGCACCCCCTTTAAAAATCCACAACATCCATTTATCAGACAGACACAACCGCATGGACCACAACAGTGCACAG TTAAAGATTCCAGTTACTGGGTCAAATACTGGAGGTTATCTCTACACATCTTCAACCAGAGACACTCTCATGAACAG GTGGCACCTCCAGCAAGTGTTGTTGAAGCTCAGGGAGGGAGAGACTATTGAGATTTTCAACAAGACGGAATCTCAAGAGTAA